A window from Setaria italica strain Yugu1 chromosome VIII, Setaria_italica_v2.0, whole genome shotgun sequence encodes these proteins:
- the LOC111258152 gene encoding uncharacterized protein LOC111258152 produces the protein MMGPTPPPSTNKGDRSSGTKDSVIVQRVVRELGGRTSYSALTKNNYSGWALLMKVKLKARGLWMAVDVRGVDLMEDMTVLDAICSAIPTEMVATIAKKDTVKQAWDAITTMCIGDDRVKKSTAQQLRHQFYLVTCKETESVEDYTLRLNGMTTNLSTLGEPVEQVKILEKMLRSMPARFKQIILAIQTLLDPTTLTVDELTGHLKAAEEAFEPPPSQMQLDGKLYLMKEEWDAR, from the coding sequence ATGATGGGGCCTACACCACCGCCGTCGACAAACAAGGGCGACAGGTCAAGCGGCACCAAGGACAGCGTCATCGTCCAGCGGGTGGTCCGTGAGTTGGGCGGCAGGACTAGCTACTCTGCCCTCACAAAGAACAACTACTCCGGCTGGGCGTTGCTCATGAAGGTCAAACTGAAGGCGCGAGGGCTCTGGATGGCGGTCGACGTTCGCGGCGTCGACCTAATGGAGGACATGACGGTGCTGGACGCCATTTGCAGTGCCATTCCTACGGAGATGGTGGCCACGATCGCCAAGAAGGACACGGTGAAGCAGGCATGGGACGCCATCACCACCATGTGCATTGGCGATGATCGGGTAAAGAAATCCACGGCGCAGCAGCTGCGTCACCAATTTTATTTGGTGACGTGCAAGGAGACCGAGTCGGTGGAAGATTACACGCTTCGTCTAAATGGCATGACGACCAATCTCTCGACACTCGGTGAACCCGTGGAGCAGGTGAAGATCCTTGAGAAGATGCTCCGCAGCATGCCGGCGCGTTTCAAGCAGATTATTCTAGCAATCCAGACCCTGCTCGACCCGACAACCCTCACCGTCGATGAGTTGACAGGGCACCTGAAGGCTGCGGAGGAGGCATTCGAACCACCACCGTCGCAGATGCAACTCGATGGGAAGCTGTACCTGATGAAGGAGGAGTGGGACGCGAGGTAG
- the LOC101783599 gene encoding uncharacterized protein LOC101783599, producing MGKGKVHPSPSLPPPAAGGGGEVTAEAVLMRLLPAAVLAAAAPLGAEGKEVLAYLVLASLRSSALPAPPATPARGEAGHRPELGCGCFGCYTAYWSRWDGSPEGDREAIHRAIEAFEEHLAKEEKEGAGGGKGGGGARRGRKKRAAKEAAAAKDAAKEKASKGKGKGKSKEVAVDPLPLPPAAASPAPEEAPKVEDGAEYLTAEEEKEHEPEDAAAGEEEKRRRGWGGVLNWRSWGLWGSH from the coding sequence ATGGGGAAGGGCAAGGTGCAtccgtcgccgtcgctgccgccgccggcggcgggaggaggaggggaggtgacggcggaggcggtgctGATGCGGCTGctcccggcggcggtgctggcggccgcggcgccgctcgGGGCCGAGGGGAAGGAGGTGCTGGCGTACCTGGTGCTGGCCTCGCTGCGGTCCTCAGcgctgcccgcgccgcccgcgacgCCGGCTCGCGGCGAGGCGGGGCACCGGCCGGAGCTCGGGTGCGGATGCTTCGGGTGCTACACGGCCTACTGGTCCCGCTGGGATGGGTCCCCGGAGGGTGACCGCGAGGCCATCCACCGCGCCATCGAGGCCTTCGAGGAGCACCTGGCGAAAGAGGAGAAagagggcgccggcggcggcaaggggggAGGCGGGGCTCGCCGCGGCCGTAAGAAGCGCGCCGCCAAGGAGGCCGCCGCTGCCAAGGACGCCGCCAAGGAGAAGGCCAgcaaggggaaggggaagggcaAGAGCAAGGAGGTCGCCGTCGACCCCCTACccctcccgccggcggcggcttcccCTGCTCCGGAGGAGGCCCCGAAGGTGGAGGACGGCGCGGAGTACCTCaccgcggaggaggagaaggagcatGAGCCGgaggatgccgccgccggcgaggaggagaagcggcggcgcggttggGGCGGCGTGCTGAACTGGAGGTCCTGGGGCCTGTGGGGGTCCCACTAG